From the genome of Longimicrobium sp., one region includes:
- a CDS encoding DUF6880 family protein: AEPVLNRVDDSSGSVGEVFRSACGDLGGLATRAKPNTVDLR, from the coding sequence TGGCTGAACCGGTCCTCAACCGTGTCGACGATAGCAGCGGATCGGTGGGCGAGGTGTTCCGTTCTGCTTGCGGCGACCTTGGCGGCCTGGCAACGAGAGCTAAACCCAATACCGTTGACTTACGCTGA